A genomic window from Chromatiales bacterium includes:
- a CDS encoding sulfurtransferase, producing the protein MKELNPKELKHYMSEASNPPLLIDVREQWEYDIVHLPNSELVPMAKLPTQLDTLDRDAEVVVICHHGIRSRAAALYLEQQGFKKVINLKGGIDAWAHEVDHSMPTYR; encoded by the coding sequence ATGAAAGAGTTAAACCCTAAAGAACTAAAGCACTATATGAGCGAAGCGAGCAATCCACCGTTGTTGATAGATGTGCGCGAACAGTGGGAATACGATATCGTCCATCTGCCGAATTCTGAATTGGTGCCGATGGCAAAATTACCAACACAACTGGACACATTAGACCGAGATGCCGAAGTTGTGGTGATTTGTCATCACGGTATACGCAGCCGCGCAGCAGCCCTTTATTTAGAGCAACAAGGTTTCAAAAAGGTCATTAACTTAAAAGGCGGTATAGATGCCTGGGCGCATGAAGTAGATCACAGTATGCCGACCTATCGTTGA
- a CDS encoding helix-turn-helix domain-containing protein: MVGAIKLHDAGKKTEDICRELGISQGTFYNWRSKYGGLEIEEKSH, encoded by the coding sequence ATTGTAGGTGCGATTAAGCTTCACGATGCAGGAAAGAAGACAGAGGATATCTGTCGCGAGCTCGGCATCTCACAAGGCACCTTTTACAATTGGCGTAGCAAGTATGGTGGACTAGAAATAGAGGAGAAATCGCATTGA
- a CDS encoding DUF4437 domain-containing protein: protein MVSNAELKWEKLNPARGEKSPQAAVLWGDLKGNKIATGFLVRFIDGFESPPHIHNVTYKGVVISGLVHNDDPKAEKLWMPTGSFWKQPLGEIHITAAKGKNNLAFIEIESAPYLVMPPEKAFLTKEKPINMFPSNIIWLDDQSSSWISGPHLRIAYLWGQLDKEHKNGTFLKLKKRYSGRFKHNSNNLKLVIITGKIKLKINGDEKKLSPSSYVGFNSPVNHEILCESSEDCIFYVKSLGKYEFAQARE from the coding sequence ATTGTTTCAAACGCAGAGCTAAAATGGGAAAAGCTAAACCCTGCTAGAGGAGAAAAAAGCCCTCAAGCAGCTGTACTATGGGGTGATCTTAAAGGCAATAAAATAGCTACGGGTTTCTTAGTAAGGTTTATAGATGGTTTTGAGTCTCCTCCACATATTCATAATGTAACCTATAAAGGGGTTGTCATAAGCGGTTTAGTGCATAATGACGATCCAAAAGCTGAGAAGCTATGGATGCCTACTGGATCATTTTGGAAACAGCCTCTTGGAGAAATTCATATTACTGCAGCAAAAGGTAAAAACAACCTTGCCTTTATTGAAATTGAAAGTGCTCCTTATTTGGTTATGCCTCCTGAAAAAGCCTTTCTCACTAAAGAAAAACCTATAAATATGTTTCCCAGTAATATTATATGGCTTGATGATCAAAGCTCTAGCTGGATAAGCGGTCCTCATCTTAGGATTGCGTATTTATGGGGTCAGCTAGATAAAGAGCATAAGAATGGTACTTTTCTTAAATTGAAAAAAAGATATTCTGGAAGATTTAAACATAACTCTAACAATTTAAAGTTAGTTATTATTACAGGTAAGATAAAATTAAAAATCAATGGGGATGAAAAAAAACTCTCTCCTAGTAGTTATGTAGGCTTCAATAGCCCTGTAAATCATGAGATTTTATGTGAATCTAGTGAAGATTGTATTTTTTATGTGAAGTCTCTGGGAAAGTATGAATTTGCCCAAGCAAGAGAATAA
- a CDS encoding FAD-dependent oxidoreductase, which translates to MHIFILGAGIAGLTTAYQLSARGMNVTVIEREPEPAMGASYANGAQLSVSNALPMAHPSVFFHLYKSLVKNKGGLFFKLHFSASQWRWIYHFISNCRAAVAEANLIRIAKMCVRSQELYYQLFEQIDMKFDLSKSGILHFYFDNTAYKIAQHETALLRQVAPQIRTTVDKDKIIEIEPALKAFSEHIVGGFYSAEDAVGDARLFCLELERICKQRGVEFLYNTRIEDLKLKYRESLIDTSQGDFRADHVVCCLGVYTPLLLKKIGILLHIYPLKGYSITLELDDDESQMSAPKVSLLDDQYKIVASRLGQRLRIAGIAELNNYDLELNPQRIAYLKQWVHRHLPGVSINRYTSWAGLRPATPSNLPYVGNAYHKRLWLNSGHGSLGWTAAMATAEAVCNGISADL; encoded by the coding sequence GTGCATATTTTTATTCTAGGAGCAGGTATCGCCGGATTAACTACCGCTTATCAGTTGAGCGCTCGAGGTATGAATGTAACTGTAATAGAGCGAGAACCTGAGCCTGCTATGGGTGCAAGTTATGCCAACGGTGCACAACTCTCAGTCAGCAATGCGCTACCAATGGCACATCCATCAGTCTTTTTTCATCTATACAAAAGCCTGGTTAAAAATAAAGGTGGGTTGTTTTTCAAATTGCATTTTTCAGCTAGCCAATGGCGCTGGATATATCATTTTATCAGCAACTGTCGAGCCGCCGTTGCCGAAGCTAATCTAATACGCATAGCAAAGATGTGCGTGCGCTCGCAAGAACTGTATTATCAACTATTCGAGCAGATCGATATGAAATTTGATCTTTCAAAGTCGGGGATATTGCATTTCTATTTTGATAACACCGCTTATAAAATCGCACAACACGAAACTGCCTTACTCAGGCAAGTTGCACCACAAATACGAACAACAGTAGACAAAGATAAAATAATAGAGATAGAACCGGCATTGAAGGCTTTCTCTGAGCATATCGTCGGCGGCTTTTATAGTGCGGAAGATGCAGTAGGAGATGCTAGACTGTTTTGCCTAGAACTAGAGCGTATATGCAAGCAGCGCGGCGTAGAGTTTTTATATAACACTCGTATAGAGGACTTAAAACTAAAATATCGAGAGAGTCTGATCGATACTAGTCAAGGTGATTTTCGTGCTGACCATGTGGTGTGCTGTTTAGGCGTTTATACACCGTTGCTATTGAAAAAGATAGGTATACTGTTGCATATCTACCCACTCAAAGGCTATTCAATTACCTTAGAGTTAGACGATGATGAATCGCAGATGAGCGCCCCTAAAGTCTCGTTGCTTGACGACCAGTATAAAATAGTTGCAAGTCGCTTAGGGCAACGACTGCGCATAGCAGGCATCGCCGAACTGAACAATTACGATCTCGAGCTAAACCCGCAGCGCATCGCCTACCTCAAGCAATGGGTACATCGGCATCTTCCCGGAGTATCAATAAATCGATACACATCGTGGGCTGGACTACGACCTGCTACTCCCTCGAACTTGCCTTATGTAGGCAATGCATACCACAAACGATTATGGTTGAATAGCGGACACGGTAGTTTGGGCTGGACCGCAGCGATGGCAACCGCCGAAGCAGTATGCAATGGGATTTCGGCTGATCTTTGA
- the maf gene encoding septum formation protein Maf, protein MKTKIVLASASDSRRRLLERLKLQFEVHAANIDETAQPNEQAAELAKRLSCAKAVAVADHYQNALIIGSDQCGEVDGQIIGKPADAKQACAQLALCSGKEVVFHTGLCLFDTKHRHHRYESVLTRIHYRPFSSQEALAYVRIEQPFDCCGSHRSEGLGIALCDSIQSADPSAMLGLPLITLAKMLDQAGVSLLA, encoded by the coding sequence ATGAAAACAAAAATTGTGCTAGCCTCGGCATCCGATTCACGCCGACGATTGTTGGAGAGACTGAAGCTCCAGTTTGAAGTTCATGCAGCTAATATAGACGAGACCGCACAACCCAACGAACAAGCGGCGGAATTGGCAAAACGATTATCGTGTGCAAAAGCAGTCGCGGTTGCCGACCATTATCAAAATGCTTTGATCATAGGTTCCGACCAATGTGGCGAAGTTGACGGGCAAATCATCGGCAAACCGGCCGATGCCAAGCAAGCGTGTGCACAACTCGCATTATGTTCGGGTAAAGAAGTTGTTTTTCATACCGGACTGTGTCTGTTTGATACTAAACATCGGCATCATCGCTACGAAAGTGTGTTAACACGGATACACTACCGCCCTTTTAGTAGCCAAGAAGCACTGGCTTATGTGCGTATAGAACAACCTTTCGATTGTTGTGGTAGCCATCGCTCGGAAGGCTTGGGAATAGCACTATGCGATAGTATTCAAAGTGCCGACCCAAGTGCGATGCTCGGATTGCCTTTAATCACGCTGGCCAAAATGCTTGACCAAGCTGGTGTGTCATTATTGGCTTAA
- a CDS encoding RluA family pseudouridine synthase: MPNKALLSMIATMVTQSKKQGVSYIRVSAEYRGQRIDNFLFREYKNLPKSYIYRIIRSGELRVNSGRVQPSYKLTDGDRIRVPPLVHKASPPPRLLDTDVDSIAKCVLYEDDELLVIDKPAHLVAHSGTAHSFGLIDLLKHKYANSDLNLVHRLDKDTSGCLVVAKSYEPLLRLQRLFRDSQVEKIYQVLVVGRWQQPQRVSMPLRRVTQKQTVADNGKYAVTDFSPIRLFNDYSLMSVSLITGRTHQIRVHAAHCRHAVVGDKKYGNFAENRKFVRLGLKRIFLHAHRVSFNWNNRVLSFEAALPDSLQRIIDQLATD, from the coding sequence GTGCCAAACAAAGCGTTGCTCAGTATGATAGCCACTATGGTAACCCAGTCTAAAAAGCAAGGTGTTAGTTATATCCGAGTGTCTGCGGAATACCGCGGACAGCGCATTGATAACTTTTTGTTCAGAGAATATAAAAATCTGCCCAAGAGCTATATCTATCGCATAATTCGTTCAGGTGAGTTACGCGTGAATAGCGGGCGCGTGCAACCTTCATATAAATTGACCGACGGAGATAGAATCAGAGTGCCACCGCTGGTGCACAAGGCTTCGCCACCCCCGCGCCTATTGGATACTGATGTGGATTCCATAGCGAAGTGTGTCCTATACGAGGACGACGAGTTATTAGTGATAGATAAACCGGCACATCTTGTTGCACATAGCGGTACTGCCCATAGTTTCGGTCTAATTGATTTACTCAAACATAAATACGCAAATAGCGACCTGAACCTTGTACATCGCCTTGACAAGGATACTAGCGGTTGTCTAGTTGTTGCGAAGTCATACGAGCCACTGCTTCGCCTACAGCGGTTGTTTCGCGACTCGCAAGTTGAGAAAATCTATCAAGTACTAGTGGTGGGTCGTTGGCAACAACCGCAGCGTGTTTCTATGCCACTGCGCCGTGTAACACAGAAGCAAACGGTGGCTGATAACGGCAAGTATGCAGTCACTGATTTCTCGCCTATACGGCTATTTAACGACTATAGTCTAATGTCAGTCTCATTAATTACCGGACGCACCCATCAAATTCGCGTCCACGCTGCACACTGTCGACACGCTGTGGTAGGCGATAAAAAATACGGCAATTTTGCTGAAAATCGCAAATTTGTCCGCTTAGGTCTCAAGCGTATTTTTTTGCACGCCCATCGCGTGTCGTTTAATTGGAACAATCGGGTATTATCATTTGAGGCTGCACTGCCTGATTCTCTACAACGGATAATAGACCAATTAGCCACCGACTAG
- the sppA gene encoding signal peptide peptidase SppA: protein MDIKDQSNSNPQSNNESWAQNTLRSLLEDYTKEQRRTRRWRIFYRLLIVGIIVSFVISLKSPEGIQPTLVDEHTALIKLEGPIIEGTPASAADIIETLQQAYESKSAKAVILQINSPGGSPVQSAHISDEILRLRSKYADKPCYAVISDIGASGAYYVAAAADAIYADRSSLVGSIGVIFNGFGLVDAIHKLGIERRVQKAGKYKDMLDPFAVSNPVVDAHMQGLLEQVHQQFINRVKQGRGDKLAAEERLFSGLIWTGEDAKDLGLIDNFASPQQVAREVVGVENIVVYRPHKDLLDRVVDRLGTQISSLLLWRMQTPALY from the coding sequence ATGGATATAAAAGATCAATCAAACTCTAATCCGCAAAGCAACAACGAAAGCTGGGCACAAAACACGCTGCGTTCTTTGCTGGAAGATTATACGAAAGAGCAGCGACGGACAAGACGCTGGCGTATTTTCTACCGACTTTTAATCGTTGGCATCATCGTATCATTTGTGATATCGTTGAAATCGCCAGAGGGGATACAGCCGACGCTAGTAGACGAGCATACTGCGTTGATAAAATTGGAGGGGCCAATTATTGAGGGCACACCAGCATCGGCGGCTGATATCATTGAAACCTTGCAGCAGGCATACGAAAGCAAAAGTGCGAAAGCGGTTATCTTGCAAATTAATAGTCCTGGCGGCAGCCCAGTGCAAAGTGCGCATATCAGCGATGAGATTTTACGCCTGCGATCAAAATATGCCGATAAGCCGTGCTATGCGGTTATCTCAGATATCGGTGCATCAGGGGCTTATTATGTTGCTGCCGCTGCCGATGCAATCTATGCTGACCGCTCCAGTTTAGTCGGCTCTATAGGCGTCATTTTCAACGGCTTTGGTTTGGTTGATGCAATCCACAAACTAGGAATAGAGCGTCGTGTGCAGAAGGCTGGGAAATATAAAGATATGCTTGATCCTTTTGCAGTCTCTAATCCGGTCGTCGATGCGCACATGCAGGGATTGCTAGAGCAAGTGCATCAGCAATTTATCAACCGTGTAAAACAGGGACGAGGCGACAAACTCGCTGCAGAAGAGCGGTTGTTTTCCGGCTTAATATGGACTGGTGAAGACGCTAAAGATTTAGGTTTGATAGATAATTTTGCTTCACCACAGCAAGTTGCGCGAGAAGTTGTAGGGGTTGAAAACATCGTAGTTTATCGACCACATAAAGATCTGTTAGATAGAGTTGTCGATAGACTCGGCACACAGATTAGCAGTTTGCTATTATGGCGGATGCAAACCCCAGCATTATATTAA
- the metW gene encoding methionine biosynthesis protein MetW translates to MRADWELISNWIKPNTRVLDLGCGDGALLKYLRSERNVSGLGLEISDDNIVRCIENGVDVIQADLEGQWHNYFSDYSFDYVLMTQTLQAVRHPDRILDEMLRIANQTIITFYNMGYWKSRWELFNGRMPVTTVLPAQWYETENIHLCTISDFEALCAKKNIRCIKNVGVNHSYQVSPTTRWMPNLMSEVALYLLSIK, encoded by the coding sequence ATGCGTGCTGACTGGGAGCTCATCAGTAATTGGATTAAGCCGAACACGCGAGTGCTAGATTTAGGCTGTGGCGATGGTGCGTTATTGAAATATCTGCGCTCAGAGAGGAATGTATCTGGGCTCGGATTGGAAATAAGCGATGACAATATCGTGCGTTGTATAGAGAACGGCGTTGATGTGATACAAGCCGACCTTGAGGGGCAGTGGCACAATTATTTTTCCGACTACAGCTTTGACTATGTGCTGATGACGCAAACCCTGCAAGCGGTGCGCCACCCAGATAGAATTTTGGATGAAATGCTACGCATTGCTAATCAGACGATTATCACTTTTTATAATATGGGATACTGGAAGAGTCGGTGGGAGCTATTCAATGGCCGGATGCCAGTTACAACCGTGTTGCCGGCGCAATGGTACGAGACCGAAAATATCCATCTGTGTACGATCTCTGATTTTGAGGCGCTCTGTGCTAAAAAAAATATCCGTTGTATAAAAAATGTCGGAGTGAATCACTCGTACCAAGTTTCTCCGACTACACGCTGGATGCCTAATCTGATGAGTGAGGTTGCACTCTATTTGTTGAGCATCAAATAA
- the thiC gene encoding phosphomethylpyrimidine synthase ThiC yields the protein MSKTPEQFEKITLPAALKQEVSRKIRVAGSRSDLRVAMREIIQSDTPSESGPIANPPIPVYDTAGPYSDDSIAIDLYRGIAKTRHLWIDERADCETVSSNSHAPAVRRATKGRCVTQIHYARKGIVTPEMEYVALREDTRLSEIKKDPAYADLLCQHRGMRFGAEIPDTITPEFVREEIAKGRAIMPSNINHPELEPMIIGRNFLVKVNANIGNSAIRSSIADEVEKMIWAVRWGADTIMDLSTGKNIHETREWIIRNSPVPVGTVPIYQALEKVGGKAEDLSWQIFRDTLIEQAEQGVDYFTIHAGVLLRYIPLTAERVTGIVSRGGSIMAKWCLSHHQENFLYTHFAEMCEIMRQYDVCFSLGDGLRPGSIADANDAAQFAELQTLGELTRIAWQHDVQTMIEGPGHIPMHLIKENVDKELHDCMEAPFYTLGPLVTDIAPAYDHITSAIGAGMIGWYGTAMLCYVTPKEHLGLPDREDVRDGLVAYKIAAHAADLAKGHPGAQLRDNALSKARFEFRWQDQFNLSLDPERAREYHDQSLPQEAAKLAHFCSMCGPRFCSMKITQDVRAYAANIGASDVKVAVQTGLKEKADEFRDSSAEVYRKL from the coding sequence ATGAGCAAAACACCCGAACAGTTTGAAAAGATAACTTTGCCTGCGGCACTTAAGCAAGAGGTTTCACGTAAAATCCGCGTAGCTGGTTCGCGGTCTGATTTACGGGTAGCAATGCGAGAGATTATACAAAGTGACACACCTAGTGAGAGTGGCCCTATAGCCAATCCGCCGATTCCAGTGTACGACACTGCAGGTCCCTACAGCGACGATTCTATAGCAATAGATTTATATCGTGGCATAGCAAAGACTCGCCATTTATGGATAGACGAGCGTGCCGATTGCGAGACAGTCTCGTCTAACAGCCATGCGCCGGCGGTGCGCCGCGCTACTAAAGGGCGTTGTGTCACGCAAATACACTATGCGCGCAAAGGCATCGTCACGCCAGAGATGGAATATGTTGCGCTACGCGAAGACACTCGGCTGAGCGAGATTAAAAAAGATCCGGCTTATGCCGATTTATTATGCCAGCATAGAGGTATGCGTTTCGGAGCCGAGATTCCAGATACGATAACCCCTGAATTTGTGCGTGAGGAAATTGCTAAAGGACGGGCGATTATGCCGTCTAACATCAATCATCCGGAGCTTGAACCGATGATCATAGGGCGTAATTTTCTGGTCAAGGTTAACGCCAATATAGGTAACTCTGCCATCCGTTCTTCTATTGCCGACGAGGTCGAAAAGATGATCTGGGCAGTGCGTTGGGGAGCAGATACCATTATGGATCTCTCCACCGGCAAAAATATACACGAGACCCGAGAGTGGATTATTCGTAACTCGCCGGTGCCGGTAGGCACTGTGCCTATCTATCAAGCATTGGAGAAAGTCGGCGGCAAAGCTGAAGATTTAAGTTGGCAGATTTTCCGCGATACACTGATTGAACAAGCTGAGCAGGGCGTCGATTATTTTACGATTCATGCCGGTGTGTTATTGCGTTATATTCCGTTGACTGCTGAACGCGTCACTGGTATCGTTTCTCGCGGCGGTTCAATTATGGCGAAGTGGTGTTTGTCGCATCACCAAGAAAATTTTCTCTATACGCATTTTGCAGAGATGTGTGAGATTATGAGACAGTACGATGTGTGTTTTTCATTAGGCGATGGGTTGCGCCCTGGCAGTATCGCCGATGCTAACGATGCTGCACAGTTTGCCGAATTACAAACTTTGGGTGAATTAACCCGTATTGCTTGGCAACACGATGTGCAGACTATGATAGAAGGTCCTGGACATATACCGATGCATCTAATAAAGGAAAATGTTGATAAGGAGTTGCACGATTGTATGGAAGCACCGTTTTACACGCTAGGTCCTTTGGTAACCGATATTGCCCCAGCTTACGACCATATTACCTCGGCGATAGGGGCTGGGATGATTGGTTGGTATGGCACTGCAATGTTGTGTTATGTAACGCCTAAAGAGCATTTGGGTTTACCGGATCGTGAGGATGTGCGCGATGGCTTGGTTGCTTATAAGATAGCAGCTCATGCTGCAGATTTAGCGAAAGGGCATCCAGGCGCACAACTGCGAGACAATGCCTTGTCTAAAGCTCGTTTTGAGTTTCGCTGGCAAGATCAATTCAATCTGAGCCTAGACCCCGAACGAGCTAGGGAATATCACGACCAGAGTTTGCCGCAAGAAGCTGCCAAGCTCGCTCACTTTTGCTCGATGTGCGGACCGCGTTTTTGCTCGATGAAAATTACCCAAGATGTGCGTGCCTATGCAGCAAACATTGGGGCTAGTGATGTAAAAGTGGCGGTGCAAACAGGACTGAAAGAAAAAGCCGACGAGTTTAGGGACAGTAGCGCAGAAGTTTACCGTAAGCTATAG
- a CDS encoding homoserine O-acetyltransferase, with protein sequence MTEKDFSNSVGLVESTQLNFNQSLTLDCGHVLPEFTLAYETYGTLNAQHSNAVLICHALSGDQHAAGYHSQSDKKSGWWDNCIGPGKPFDTNHFFFVCPNNLGGCSGSSGPNKINPKTGKLYASDFPIVTVKDWVRSQNMLRETFDIPCWAAVIGGSLGGMQAMQWAIDYPDKVAHAFLIACAPRLSAQNIAFNEVARQAIVSDPLFCNGNYYDKGVPAKGLMLARMLGHITYLSDDAMRKKFGRELKTPKLSYGFDVEFQVESYLRYQGESFVNRFDANTYLLMTKALDYFDPAAEYEGDLSSAFRQTSCGFLVVSFSADWRFSSTRSHEIVKALVQSNSRVSYCEIEAHHGHDSFLMPVPSYHKILRAYMEQIAKGL encoded by the coding sequence ATGACCGAAAAAGATTTTTCCAATTCCGTAGGTTTAGTTGAGTCTACACAGCTCAATTTTAACCAGAGTTTAACCTTGGATTGTGGTCATGTGCTCCCTGAGTTTACGCTGGCTTACGAGACCTATGGCACGCTAAATGCGCAACACTCCAATGCCGTTTTAATCTGTCATGCATTGTCGGGCGACCAGCACGCGGCAGGTTATCATAGTCAGTCGGATAAAAAATCCGGTTGGTGGGATAACTGTATAGGCCCCGGTAAACCTTTCGACACCAATCATTTCTTCTTTGTTTGTCCGAATAATTTGGGTGGTTGTAGCGGCAGCAGTGGTCCTAATAAGATTAATCCTAAAACGGGCAAACTGTATGCGTCCGATTTCCCTATCGTTACCGTTAAGGATTGGGTGCGTAGCCAAAATATGTTAAGAGAGACTTTTGATATACCTTGTTGGGCAGCAGTGATAGGGGGTAGCTTAGGAGGTATGCAAGCTATGCAGTGGGCGATAGATTATCCCGACAAAGTAGCCCACGCTTTTCTTATTGCTTGCGCACCGAGGTTGTCGGCGCAGAATATCGCATTCAACGAGGTGGCAAGACAAGCGATTGTGTCGGACCCTTTGTTTTGCAACGGTAATTATTACGACAAAGGTGTTCCTGCTAAAGGACTGATGTTAGCGCGAATGTTAGGGCATATCACTTATTTATCGGATGATGCGATGCGGAAAAAATTCGGCAGAGAACTCAAAACACCTAAACTAAGCTACGGGTTTGATGTTGAATTTCAAGTTGAAAGCTATCTGCGTTATCAAGGAGAGTCTTTTGTCAATCGTTTTGATGCAAATACTTATTTATTGATGACCAAAGCGTTAGATTACTTTGATCCAGCAGCGGAATACGAAGGTGATTTAAGTAGCGCATTCAGACAGACTAGTTGCGGTTTTTTAGTCGTTTCTTTCTCTGCTGATTGGCGATTTTCCAGCACGCGCTCGCATGAAATAGTCAAAGCCCTCGTACAATCTAATAGCCGTGTCAGTTATTGTGAGATTGAGGCGCACCACGGACACGATTCTTTTTTGATGCCAGTACCCAGCTATCATAAAATTTTGCGTGCGTATATGGAACAGATAGCGAAGGGGTTATGA